The nucleotide window ATTTCCTCCAGTTATTCGCAGAGCAGATAGCTCAGACACAAGTAAGCCGCTTCCACCTGCGCCGGCTATTCCGCAGTCGCCCCGTATCAATACGCAGGAAACTACTCCAATCCAGTCACCTCCAATACGGCCAACGCAGGGAGACTCACCTACGACATCACAAGGTCAGACAAGGCCGAAAAAGACGCCTCCTCCTGTACCTTTGGCTCGGAGACAAAGTCAACTCAAGACGTCCACAACCGGAAGCAGAGCACGAAGCAGTTCCAATCTCACAATATCCTCACAACACTCAGTCGACGGCCTACAGAGTCCGGTTCCAAGTAACTACGATCACAGTCCAGGAGCAGGAGCCAGATCACCACCTGCGCCACCACCCTCTCGTAGGGGAGCTCGATTAGCAAACCTCGGTGACTCAAGTGCCAACTCCTCCAGCACCGAACTTCCCCAACGTGCAGCCTCCATCCGCACACCAAGATCTGTTCCAGAAACTATTCCATCACCTCGTCAATCCACTCAAGAGTCTGAACCCCCCTCGCCTGCACCCAGCATCCACCgctcctcctccatctcctcgaCGCGAAGAGCACCCCGCAATGTTTCGGGTGGAAGCACAGGCAGCACAATGCCACCCCCTCCGCCACCACGCCGCCGCCAATCTAACCGCTCTAGCCTCGACCAACCACGCCCTTACGTCCCCTCTTCCTCATCACCCACTGAGAGTCGGCGAACGAGCACAGAGTATCGTCGTAGCAGCACAGAGATCAGACGCACGAGCGTGGCTAGCGATCGCCGCAGTTATGCGACTGTGGATGAAAAGGCGGAGAATGAATATGCCCTATACTCACCAAACGAGGAGATTGAGAAGAGGCTGGGTAGTAGTGGTGATGAAAATGCTGGTGTGAATAGTAGTGGTGGGGGAAAGGAAAGTATGGGCATAGAGGCGAGAAGCGATTCCAGCAATATTCTTGATGATATGGAGAAGTTTCAGAGAGAGATTGATGCGTTGAGGGTCAAGTTCAAGCAGGCCGGGTAGTATGAGAGGAAGCGACTGCTCATGATGGTGTAGGAATATAAGTAGGATTTGCTGGAGTCGATAGGATATGGTTAACTGTTGTTGCAGTCTACAATGCGCGCATGTATGTGTTTATGCATGGGAATCGGGATCTATCATTAGCTACATACTCAGTAGAGCAACCCATATTCTCGGAGTTATCATTATTTGTCGCATAACATGACCCGAAACGATCATAGTGCCACCTCATACAGTGACATGGAGACGGCATGCACAAGCCATTCCCTATTAACCTTTCCTCCAATCACCCTTTGCCTTTGTTCATCCTTGTATACTCTTCCACGGTGTCATCTCAAACAGTGACATGGGGACGACGTGTACAAAGAGATTAGACGACCACAGCCAAGGCTGCGGCGCCCATGGCGACGAACGAGCCCATACCGAGAGGTGTTGCGAGAGCGGCTGCGGCGGTCGAGACGGTGTTTGGCTCAGGCTCACTAGGCGCGCCTGAGGACAACGGAACCTCGACCGTGGTAGTAGCGGAAGCTTCTGACGACTGAGGAGCGCCGGACTGAGAGACAGGGGCACCAGACTCAGAGGCAGGGGGAACGACGACGGTAGCAGATGCGGAGGCAGTCGAGACGGCACCAGGACCCGAGGGAGCAGCACCTGAAGTTGGCTGTTCTGGAAAAAACTGGACAACACTCGTGGTACCGGGCAGGCCAACTGAAACTGAGGAGGTGGGAGCGGGCTCTCCAGGCTTGGTGCTGCAGTTGCAGTCGGTGACGGTAGCGGTAACAGTGATGGGAGCACACGCTGTGAGACAATGTTAGCTTTGTGTTACGTATACATTGGAGTATAGTGACCACTGATGTGGATATGGGTTTCACAAAAACGATCAATGTCAAAGCGGGTACGCCGTGACCGCCAGATAGGGAAGATCTGTGTTTCGTATGCAATCCCGCTCAATGGACATGTTTACTTACACTCCGTGGCGACAACAGCCAGCGCAAGCGCGGCGAAAGCGAAGAGCTTATAGCCGAACATGTTGATAGCGGTAATTTTGCTTTGCAAGTGGAGATGGCAGTTGAGTAGAGCTGGATTGAAAATGTTTGCTTTGAATTGATGCAGCTGCAGAGATGATGAAGCGGTGGGTGGGATGTGTGTGTTGGGAGAGAAGAGCTGGTAGCTGTGCGGAAAAGTTGTTTATATTGGGTGCAGGCAGTGTTTGCAAGCACGGCCAAAATCTGCTCCGGTGGCAGGTAGCAGACTGGCTGGGAGGCAAGAAGTGAAAGTGAAGGCGCGATTGTGAGTGGGGCGCGAACGCGTTGTTGTGACATCAAAGCAAGAGCATCTGTATTACCGTCTCGCCCATACAGATTGTGAGTTCAACGACTCAGATGCAGGTAGCCTCTCACGTCCTTCTGTCACGCATCAACAGACTTGTTACTGGAGCAGCCCAATTGGATGCCTTGTAGAACAGTGACAAGATGACGTAGGCGGTGGGAGGTGCGAAGAAGCTGTGGCAGGGCCTGCGTTTGCTCTTTCCATATCCAGACCGAGTTGGCAATCAGTACAACAGAAGATGCCTGCATCATCTACAACTTTATGCAGAGCACTATATCCACAGCATTGCGTACGGTGCGCCCCCAAGAGGAAAATTTCATAGTTGAACTGCAGTGGCTAGTGAAGACATCTGAGTAGCGGCTGGTGATGTGCACACTTTCTGGTATTACCTATAAAGAAACATTCAAGGACATTTATTCGTAGAAACAGACTGTGAAGAAAATTGGACTACACAACAAAACCTACGAAAAGAAACTGGAAATGTGAAATTCGAAAATTTAGCTATACTGACCAGTTTAATAtacaacaccaccaccagcagAAGATTATACATGGTCTCCACAACCATCACATCGCAACCACCTCGTCAGAACTCTGCTGTAAACGCAAGCGGTAGTGCCGACATGTGTCCGGTTTTTGAGTGCCGTCGCGATATTCGTTTCTAATAACCCGAAGCGTGCTAGAATCGACATCCAGAAAGAGACAAGATGCTAGCGTGTCAAGCATAGGCCATCGTCGGATTCCTTGCGATCCATGCCGTACATCATCCCCATGCTGGACGGTGGTACCTCCCCATTGAGTGATTTCCAGAGACGCCCCAAACGCTATGCCTGATCACGCCATAAAGTTTACAAACGGCTTCTTTCTCTGCTCAAAGTTAGCCCGAAGAGCCCCAGACCGTTTCGACTGCGCATGTGTGGGCCAGAGCACCAAGATAACCACGTTCTAGGCCGAGCCTTCTAGTCTGTTTATCATTATCTCCTTCTTTCCTAAGGCATGACACATGGTACTTGGGCACTCAAGACGGCTAAATCAGAGGGATGCGCGATACAGTACAAAGATCGAGATCGAGTATGTCGAAGTACGCGAGTCGCAATCTTCTTCGTTTAAATGAGCAGGACAGAAGTTAGCTCACATTGTTGAGCAATCCGACGTGTGGGGAGCCGTGAACTTGACGCCATGAATTTTCCAATTTGACAGGCGAAGTTACCTGTAAAAGTATGTGTTTCGCCATTATATAGGCCGAACTCCCTTAAGATGGTCGCTGTGCTTGCCCTTAAACCACTTCCTAGGACAAATTTTCCAAAGCAATGGCAATGAACGACGGAACGTAGAAGATCCCGACTAATATGGGCATGTGCGGATGACAGCCGGTGCTAGTCATCCACATTGACATGGTGGAACGACGGGATAGTGGCTTGTAGAGACGCGAAGCCCTGCTTCCTGATTTACCCAGCGTGTCGGATCCTGTCAAAAGCTCTTTCTTATCCCACACTACCGTGTTTACGTATGGAACTATCCTAGCAACTGGCGTGCTATTGTCCCGCTACGCGGAAGTCGGAGTATTTGTTGCAGCTATAGGCCCGATACGAGCTGCATGTGCTGTCTTGGCCTATCTACGCGGTGTTGAAAACATCCGTGTGTGCGAACGATTGGCGTCTGAAGCCCACAATGGTAACCTGCTCAAGGTAGGTACTGGTAGAAGCGTGGCTAGTCAGTAATCAGTGGTCTGAGGTTACAAAGCCCAGAACTTCTAGGTACATACGCAATGCGCCTGCAAGTGCAACAGAGGAGATAAAGCGCCGAGGCAGATGACCCCTGGACCCCTCAACGGTTCCTTGCTTCCATGGATGGTCACCCCGCTCAACGCGTATTCGTGCCGACGCTCACTCTGTCGACGCTCGGTTTCTGGTGTCCATGGCGCTGCAGTCAGCAATGGCGCACGGAGAGTGAGCTCGGAACCAGATGCTGCAGTTCGACGCTAGTCTGTTAGAGGTAACTACTAGAACCTAATTTTTGGTGACGCCTGGCGAGCTTGTCAGGTAGCAGATGTTACTAGGCCCTTGCAGCAGCTGGCCTTGGACTGATGACTGTTCAGATGTCTATGAAGTAGCATAATTCGCCCGTGTAGAGGCCGAAATCTCGTGTTAGGTCCGGAAGCATCGTTCCTGAACGGATTTTAAGGCAGTTACTCCCGATAGCGGGGCTGTGCGGCCGATCTCGTGGCAAGCTTGACAAACCAACCCCCCCCCTGCGGGGGCCGAAAACAGGAAGCCAGTATTGCAATCTCGACAACGGTTCAGGCCCGTTGGCAGGCGGAGAGAAACACTGGTACGGAACAGTCCTAGTGGTGTGGGTCTGCATGGGTTCAGCAAATTCTGGGTGCTGGACCGTTGAAGGAAGCTCGCTCCGGTCTGCTGACAGTTAATTGCTTTGCAGGTCACCAAAACTTAGCAACCGCGCCTGCGACAAGCTAAGGCAGCGGACTGAAAGCATCGACGTCAGCCCGAGCTTTTGCAGAATAGTTTTCATGTGCATGAATGAATCGTATGAGATAACATGAGGAGCGAGAGCGGAGGTATTTTGATAGGCAAGGAGTTGATGTCCGAGGCTTGGATGGTGCCGCACTCATTGCATACCGCGGAGCGCGAGGTACTTATCGGCACCGAAGCTATTTCACGTTTCGCAATTACGGCATGTAGATTGTTCCCAAGCTTGCCGTGGAATTCGAGACGTTCCATTTTGAGTATAGGAGAACCGGGAACGATTGGGGAAGCCGAGCGGCACTGTCCACCGGAGTTAAGGCGCGGTGCGCGTCGTCAGCAGCCGTGTTCCGCAGAATGCGGGACACGTCAATCATCAGAATCTGTAGTAAGAGGACTATTGTTTAGTAGGAAGCCCTAGGGTGATGAGACTCTAGAGGTGCCAAGTCGTCGTGGAGCACAAGCACGGTAATGGTAATGTTGGTATAGTCGCATATAGTATAGTAGAGGATGCGCATGTCGTCTGTACGACGTAAGCGCTCCACTTGCCGCATTCATGTTGGACTCGCCCATTCGCAGGGCACGAGGAACTGCATGTTCAGATGACATTGCAGCCTCGCTTTAATTCCCATGCTGAATCGGCAGAATGCCATGGTAATCACTGCGTCTTTGAACCGCTTTCTGGGAGGCCGCTGTTGGAGGTGCGGCAACGAAAAGCCGCTGTGCAACGTGCCCTCAGACAAAAGGACTATTGTGTCCGCCCTGAATGCAAGATGATGCATCTAAATACGTGGTGGGATAAGCGTGTGCGCACCATGTTCATATAATCTTCCATGTGGTTGAGATGGACAGTGGCCAATCATATACGACGTCACACTCGGGTGAGGTTCATGCGAGGCATAGGTTGTGTCCCCGCGGAGAGCAACGTGGATCCTGCGTCACCCAACGACGATCTGGAGATATGAGCTGGTCCCTAAAGACGGGTAATGCACAAAGTCAGATCTGTATAGCAGCCTTTCAGCCGGTCAGCCGGCACAGAACTAGAGTACCAGTACCGAGATTAAGCAGTACCGTGCTCCAGATGGATGTGCAGCCCTATGGGAAACGAGCAGTTTGTGTTGCAGCGCGTAGCCCCGCTCCCTGTCAAGCCTGGGTCCGTCGTGCACGGGGGTCAAGCTGGGAGGGTGTTTAGTCAACAGTGGGATGTATCGTAGATGAAAGTGCAGTGAAGCACCGAGCATCCACAGCTCGTCCGGTGGTTAGAGAAGCGACGTGATCGACGACGGAGAGATTTCATCTCAGATCTTAAGGGTATGGTGGGGTTGTGGATTGTTGGGCTTGGACTGGTTGCTGCGTGACGCTTGACAGGCCCCGGCGATCTGGCAAGGGGAACGCATAGTGGGGCACGGCACCAATGGAAGCCGGGTGTGGAAGCAAAACACGCGGTAAATGACGTGGGTGGGCAGCCGGGTCTTGCGGAAGAAAGCCACAAGTGACAAATAATGGCGAGACCATGTTAATTTCCTGGAATGGGCCCACGGCAAGGAGTAGTGGAACGGCACCATGTGCATGGGCCGTGGTGTTGAATGGACATGCGGTTTGTTTTTGGGTGCCGCCGCTGACTCGGGATTGAGTTGGGTGCCAAGGGGGAAGATTTGAAGAATAGTAAAGGCTGTGGAACCAGGGAGTCGGCGACTGCGGTCTGTTGTATTGAGAGATCGGCGCGCACGACCTGGCGGTAGAGTTCCCAAGCGGCTTCAGAGGCCTCGGGCTTGTGTGAAGGGTATCGATCAGATCGGCGCTAGGCCCAAAGTGTACCTCGCGTATCGTGAAGTTCAGTTTGTCCAGGGCAGACCCGGTTGCGGAGGGCGCAGGGGATGAGATTTGCTGAGCACGAGATTCGCTGGGTAATGGAAACCCGCTGGCTGCTTTCGCCCATGCCATGTCGCAAGGGGTAAAGGTTGCGGACGCGGCCACCAGCCCCAAGCCTTCCTAGCGACCAAGAAATGTGTTTCAACGTTGGCTACCATTCGTCGCACATTTTACCGTGCAGGGCAAGGGCTGAGTTCAAGCCGTCCAGCGCCATGCAGCACCGTCAGCGGAGAGGTGCAGCGGGTACAAGCCAACGGTAGCGCGACGGATGCGCCTCCAGCAGCGAGAGTGAGAGTGTGCGGACGGGCCACGCACTTTACGTGGGCATGGGCATGTGTTTTCACGTTTGGCCCATCAACATGTCACGGGGTTTGCACTGGCAGTCGGTAGTCAAGTAGCGGTTAGTGAGAAATTATAAGTCGGCGGTGTGGTTGGTGTTGAGTAATCGGTGAGGCAGGGCGTGGACTTTTTGACTTTAGGCCGTCCAGACTCGGATGGATGGGGTTGTGGTGGTCTTACAGCGTCTGCAGCTGGCGACGACAAAACAACGTCGGACGGAGTCTCTCACTCTCATCCACGCGGCTCGTCTATCGGCGGCAAGTGCCACAGAGATGCTAGCGTGCTCGATCGCCAGATGGCTAAGGCCTATGGGCGTGGTGTTTTTGCGAGGATGATACGTCGGCCGGCGCCCGCTATTGAGCCTGGCAGCGGGCTAGCCTCAAACGCAGCTCCAGCTCCCTACAGCTCTGAGAGCTCAAGCTCGCCGACAAGGCCCTGCTTGAGGGCGTCGGATGCTGACCCGCCCTCTGTTGTTGGCTGTGCTGCTGCCTGAGGCGGCCGCGGGGACGGGGGGATTGCTGGCCTCGCTTCCCTTGCACTTGCACTTGAGTGTGGGCTCCAAATCACACGAGCCTGCATTGCTTCTTTTCTTGCTGCTATAACACATACATAATGCTGGGCAAGCCCTCGATTTGCACCTGCAGCCGCCCTCTCCCACCATCGCTCCCCCAAAACCCCTCATCCGATCTCAGGTGTCCAGGTTCTAGCAGTGGCAGCAACCAAAGCCGTGTCGATGCATGCACAAGCTGTTTACTGCCATCACAACAATAGCCAGTCTTGGGCCGCCCTAGCACCCGCCACCCAGCACCCAACCCTGGCCTAACCTCGCCCGGCCCGCACACGTCAAGCGTCTGCGCCCATCGGAGCCACTTAGGCCGCTCGATCGCTCACACCCCAGTGGCAGTTCCCCCATCATCACACCAATCCTCAGCTCCTGCGGCGACTTTTGGCCGCACTCCTGCGCAGAACGTCACTCGTCGCCTATCTTGCTGCTGTCCGAACCCTGTCGCGGTACGTGAGCGTTCAAGCCTCCGCTCTTTTTCGGCCCATCTCTAGGCCCTTGACGCCGCCCTCAACTTCCGTACCCGCCTGGACAGTCGCCACTTTTCCCCTCCTTCGTTTACTTACTTTGCTCGCCCGCTCCCGCCGTTTTCCCTCTCCTTCCCTTCCCTTCCCTCATCCCTCACAGTCGAAGTCGTTGCTAGACGTACCCCTCGAACTGTCCAAACTCTGGTGTTGCAAACTACCCCTCCGCCACTCACATCCATTTGCCACACCACTAGTTCCTACACATACCACCTGCTGTCCAAAACTCCATCATGCCTGCTGAACGTCGAGCTTTCACCACGGCGAGGCCTGTCAAGACGGAGCGCACTCACGAGGAGAACCAGGAGCGGTTAGTCACGTTGTCGACTTGAGCATGAAACGTCTTGCTGATGCCATCTAGTGCCTACATTGCTGCCTCGCGCCGCAGTGACCGTAGTCTGGAGGCCCGCATTGAATCTGCGCGCAGAGCTTCTGAGATCCACAAGAAGCGCACTGGCCGTGCCCTTCGCGTGACTGAACAGGATGTCATCAACGAGGAAATGTatgaagaggaggatgaTGACCTGCCTACTCAGTATCAGCGACTCAATGCTCATCTGCACACTTCCTCTGTCATGTTCAACAAGAAGCTCCATGACTACATTGCCACGCAGCACGGCGTGCGCAACATGTTCATGTCGCAGTATCAAAACTCCGGCCCAGCCTATCAGCAGTTTGGTCAGCACTTTCCGGCCAATGGCGCTTCTTTCCCCCAGCCGAACAACTGGCTGAACACGCCCATGCTCCAGCCTCACCAGTTCGCTCCTTCTTCGCCACAGGGATTCCAGCAGACGCAGCAGTACAGCCCCACCACCACGCAGCCGCCCCAGGGATACCGCCAGATGCCTTACTACATTCCCCAGCGCACCCAGTCCCAGGCTCACCAACGCGCTCTTTCTATTCAATTGCCCCAGGGCACATCGCAGTTCGAGCTTCCTGCCCAGCCGGCAAGTGCTGGTGTCACGACGCCGCAGCAGGAGCTCAATCGCAGACTGTCTTTACCGCCGCAAGCTTTCCAACAGCAACCGAACCAGTCGGTAGAGCGACCAACGCGCCCTACTCTGTCGCGTTCGCCTACTGCTCATTCTTTGCAGAACCGCCAGTCTCTGTCACCGCAGACTGCGTCACCAACTGCAGGCTCAGTGCACGATGTCTCGCGCGTGCAGAGCGGCCCTAATACGCCCTCGTCATCTTACACGATGAGCAGCCCAGCGAACTACCCGTTCAGCTCGCAGGCTCTCAACACCAACCCTTTGACTCTCTCAATGCCCCCTGAGTCGCAGCAGTTCATCGGATCGGCTCTTGATATCAACGACCCGCGCACTGCCACTCTCATGGCTGGCAGCGAGAATATTCCTCAGCCCTTTACCACCTACACGTATAATCCCAACAAGATCACCCGTACATCAAGCACCAGCAGCATGTCGGACAATGCCACTGGTTCCGCGCAAACCTTGTCGTCGGGTCTCAATCTGAAGACCGAGCCCATTTCTGGCGCCACCTCACCGGCCGTCTCCACTGTCGTCACAGAGAACCTCTTTGCAAACGACACATTCTTCACCGCTGGAAGTAATGATTATAATTCTTTCTCCTATTTCCAGGACAGCGAGTTTACCCAGCCCTTCGATGATCACTCCCTTAACGATCAAGACAACGGCAATAGCTTTGTCAACTGGGATTAGGCGTCCCCCATATATATCATCTGATTATTTCTATTCTTATCAAAGATGCAAGCGATTTTACACACGGTCTGTTGTATGACCGTGTGCGCTGCTGTTGTTGCCT belongs to Pyrenophora tritici-repentis strain M4 chromosome 10, whole genome shotgun sequence and includes:
- a CDS encoding Atrophin-1 multi-domain protein — translated: MAKRSSQGPLSSPPPPVTPAGFANNSITASEANAQVVGNDAMATADILPNSSSLHNRPQAALSPGRVPPNPFAKTLASLESQEKEGATEERKSAQRPSPGNNRASLDVESFKNLLLTGRPTRRPSGSSAQPTSAGGAHLESSSSTDTSSISRQSIFEHPQEIHDESPQTSVDTLESDEDDRMGVVSEANKGKKKPPPTPKHRHGKLVTQRQPQIVSFDSFTATEPAFPPVIRRADSSDTSKPLPPAPAIPQSPRINTQETTPIQSPPIRPTQGDSPTTSQGQTRPKKTPPPVPLARRQSQLKTSTTGSRARSSSNLTISSQHSVDGLQSPVPSNYDHSPGAGARSPPAPPPSRRGARLANLGDSSANSSSTELPQRAASIRTPRSVPETIPSPRQSTQESEPPSPAPSIHRSSSISSTRRAPRNVSGGSTGSTMPPPPPPRRRQSNRSSLDQPRPYVPSSSSPTESRRTSTEYRRSSTEIRRTSVASDRRSYATVDEKAENEYALYSPNEEIEKRLGSSGDENAGVNSSGGGKESMGIEARSDSSNILDDMEKFQREIDALRVKFKQAG
- a CDS encoding Atrophin-1 multi-domain protein, encoding MFGYKLFAFAALALAVVATESCAPITVTATVTDCNCSTKPGEPAPTSSVSVGLPGTTSVVQFFPEQPTSGAAPSGPGAVSTASASATVVVPPASESGAPVSQSGAPQSSEASATTTVEVPLSSGAPSEPEPNTVSTAAAALATPLGMGSFVAMGAAALAVVV
- a CDS encoding DUF1421 multi-domain protein, whose amino-acid sequence is MPAERRAFTTARPVKTERTHEENQERAYIAASRRSDRSLEARIESARRASEIHKKRTGRALRVTEQDVINEEMYEEEDDDLPTQYQRLNAHLHTSSVMFNKKLHDYIATQHGVRNMFMSQYQNSGPAYQQFGQHFPANGASFPQPNNWLNTPMLQPHQFAPSSPQGFQQTQQYSPTTTQPPQGYRQMPYYIPQRTQSQAHQRALSIQLPQGTSQFELPAQPASAGVTTPQQELNRRLSLPPQAFQQQPNQSVERPTRPTLSRSPTAHSLQNRQSLSPQTASPTAGSVHDVSRVQSGPNTPSSSYTMSSPANYPFSSQALNTNPLTLSMPPESQQFIGSALDINDPRTATLMAGSENIPQPFTTYTYNPNKITRTSSTSSMSDNATGSAQTLSSGLNLKTEPISGATSPAVSTVVTENLFANDTFFTAGSNDYNSFSYFQDSEFTQPFDDHSLNDQDNGNSFVNWD